Proteins encoded together in one Microplitis mediator isolate UGA2020A chromosome 7, iyMicMedi2.1, whole genome shotgun sequence window:
- the LOC130671142 gene encoding uncharacterized protein LOC130671142, with protein sequence MSDSKIDGDEKVKSESSDEDTFKSNLSGSSSSTSVKLNMAVNIKAPRFRTENPKLWFAQVEAQFATYQVATERAKFDLVIPLLETRIAAEVQDTIINPPANTPYSDLKAALIKCFTKSEEARITQLLDRERLVDRTPSQHLRHLRTLVPGIDDAIIKARWFSHMPNQIQVCLEAISDSTLDKLAESADRMVERISLKPQVAAATATPPATAEHGEIAALRREIAQLTNQVKNLTVKRGRSRSRSRVSKKFDFCWYHYKHGKNARSCVPGCKWQGNSNENQ encoded by the coding sequence ATGTCAGACTCGAAAATCGACGGCGACGAGAAAGTAAAATCCGAGTCATCTGACGAAGACACATTTAAATCCAATTTATCGGGATCGTCGTCGTCTACGtcagttaaattaaatatggcCGTGAACATCAAAGCACCCCGGTTCCGTACGGAGAATCCGAAACTGTGGTTTGCGCAGGTTGAGGCGCAGTTTGCAACATATCAGGTAGCAACAGAGCGCGCTAAATTTGACCTGGTGATACCGCTGCTTGAAACCCGCATCGCTGCTGAAGTACAAGACACCATCATCAATCCTCCAGCAAATACGCCGTACAGCGATTTAAAAGCCGCTCTGATAAAATGCTTCACGAAATCCGAAGAAGCACGGATCACTCAGCTCCTCGACAGAGAGAGACTTGTCGATCGGACACCTTCGCAACATTTACGTCATCTGCGTACACTAGTACCCGGCATTGATGACGCTATAATTAAAGCACGTTGGTTTTCGCATATGCCAAATCAAATTCAAGTATGTCTTGAAGCTATCAGCGACTCAACGCTTGACAAGCTTGCCGAGTCAGCTGACCGTATGGTTGAGCGGATATCGCTCAAACCTCAAGTTGCCGCTGCTACAGCAACTCCACCAGCAACCGCCGAGCACGGCGAGATTGCTGCACTGCGCAGAGAAATTGCGCAACTCACGAATCAAGTGAAAAACTTGACAGTTAAACGTGGAAGATCCAGAAGTCGATCACGCGTGTCGAAGAAATTTGATTTCTGCTGGTACCATTACAAGCACGGTAAAAATGCTCGATCGTGCGTTCCCGGCTGCAAATGGCAGGGAAACTCAAACGAGAATCAGTAA
- the LOC130672293 gene encoding alpha-1,3-mannosyl-glycoprotein 4-beta-N-acetylglucosaminyltransferase B isoform X2, with product MIARVINVTPVKKRFIIVLLVILIPYVILSVVSFPDVTEETVLQNKIAELQVKLENLQTKHISSQEDVNLLTHHLLSLSKSAQSLPNFQLLINNEDLNTTAVKLPSIYSFLPHFLNDPNSLRPAFLQSKGRIGVNMVLGIPTVRRDVQNYLLATLKNLVECMDSNEASDTLIIVFVAEIDVDYVSYVAKQIEIQFPRESESGLIEIISPSPSYYPDFSKVRDTLGDSHQRVVWRSKQNLDFAFLMSYAHSKGTFYIQLEDDILAKKNFITIMKSYALQKISRKENWFILDFCQLGFIGKLFKCVDLPWLIQFFLMFYSDKPVDWLLDHLISTKICSLDKDSKNCKMAKAELWLHYKPSLFQHIGIHSSLKGKMQKLKDKQFGKSTLFYAHDNPRAIVESEIKVYKHYTLDKAYRGESFYWGLLPQAGDHLKFKFLHPIHIKKYLFKSGNVEHPLDKFYNTTVEILPEFQNFENYKNYTMTEDGYTLIGEFDSNGIAQGTLGYKLGKIREFRLTVHSESGNWAILSEIHILEDEQR from the exons ATGATAGCTCGAGTTATAAACGTGACACCAGTTAAAAAACGGTTTATAATCGTATTATTAGTCATATTAATTCCATACGTGATTTTGAGTGTTGTTTCATTTCCGGATGTAACGGAAGAGACTGTAttgcaaaataaaatagcTGAATTACAAgttaaattagaaaatttacaaaccAAGCACATATCCTCTCAAGAAGATGTCAATTTATTAACTCATCATTTGCTATCTTTAAGTAAAAGTGCCCAAAGCCTACCGAATTtccaattactaattaataatgaagatTTGAATACAACAGCTGTCAAATTGCCatcaatttatagttttttgcCCCATTTTCTCAATGATCCGAATAGTTTAAGACCAGCTTTTCTTCAAAGTAAAGGGAGAATAGGAGTGAACATGGTACTCGGCATTCCTACAGTGAGAAGAGATGtccaaaattatttactagcaactttaaaaaatttagttgaatGTATGGATTCTAATGAAGCTTCAGATACACtaattattgtatttgtaGCTGAAATAGATGTTGATTACGTCTCTTATGTTGCTAAACAAattgaaattcaatttccaCGGGAATCTGAGAGTGGTCTTATTGAGATAATATCACCATCACCATCGTACTATCCTGATTTTTCCAAAGTAAGAGATACTCTTGGGGATAGTCATCAACGTGTTGTTTGGAGAtcgaaacaaaatttagattttgcTTTTTTAATGTCTTACGCTCACTCTAAAGGAACTTTCTACATTCAATTAGAAGATGAtattttagcaaaaaaaaatttcattacaaTAATGAAATCATATGCACTACAGAAAATAAGCCGCAAAGAAAATTGGTTTATTCTTGATTTTTGTCAACTAGGGTTTATCG gtaaaCTCTTTAAATGTGTGGACTTACCTtggttaattcaatttttcctCATGTTTTACAGTGATAAACCTGTTGATTGGTTACTAGATCATTTAATATCGACTAAAATTTGTAGCTTAGATAAAGACAGT aaaaattgtaaaatggCGAAAGCAGAATTATGGTTACATTATAAGCCTTCCTTATTTCAACACATAGGCATTCATTCTTCTTTGAAGGGAAAAATGCAAAAATTGAAG gATAAACAATTTGGTAAATCAACGCTCTTTTATGCTCACGATAATCCTCGTGCGATAGTTGAATCTGAAATCAAAGTTTACAAACACTATACTTTGGATAAAGCATACAGAGGTGAATCATTTTACTGGGGCCTTCTACCTCAAGCAGGAGATcatcttaaatttaaatttttacatcctATACATATAAAGAA ataCCTATTCAAAAGTGGTAACGTGGAACATCcattagataaattttataatactacAGTTGAAATTTTACCcgagtttcaaaattttgagaattacAAGAACTATACTATGACAGAAGATGGATATACTCTAATAG GTGAGTTTGATAGCAATGGAATCGCCCAAGGAACGCTTGGTTATAAATTAGGAAAAATAAGGGAGTTCCGATTGACTGTTCACAGTGAAAGTGGAAATTGGGCGATTCTGTCTGAG ATTCATATTTTAGAAGATGAACAAAGATGA
- the LOC130672293 gene encoding alpha-1,3-mannosyl-glycoprotein 4-beta-N-acetylglucosaminyltransferase B isoform X1, whose amino-acid sequence MNENVKKREMIARVINVTPVKKRFIIVLLVILIPYVILSVVSFPDVTEETVLQNKIAELQVKLENLQTKHISSQEDVNLLTHHLLSLSKSAQSLPNFQLLINNEDLNTTAVKLPSIYSFLPHFLNDPNSLRPAFLQSKGRIGVNMVLGIPTVRRDVQNYLLATLKNLVECMDSNEASDTLIIVFVAEIDVDYVSYVAKQIEIQFPRESESGLIEIISPSPSYYPDFSKVRDTLGDSHQRVVWRSKQNLDFAFLMSYAHSKGTFYIQLEDDILAKKNFITIMKSYALQKISRKENWFILDFCQLGFIGKLFKCVDLPWLIQFFLMFYSDKPVDWLLDHLISTKICSLDKDSKNCKMAKAELWLHYKPSLFQHIGIHSSLKGKMQKLKDKQFGKSTLFYAHDNPRAIVESEIKVYKHYTLDKAYRGESFYWGLLPQAGDHLKFKFLHPIHIKKYLFKSGNVEHPLDKFYNTTVEILPEFQNFENYKNYTMTEDGYTLIGEFDSNGIAQGTLGYKLGKIREFRLTVHSESGNWAILSEIHILEDEQR is encoded by the exons ATGAA tgaaaatgtAAAGAAGAGGGAAATGATAGCTCGAGTTATAAACGTGACACCAGTTAAAAAACGGTTTATAATCGTATTATTAGTCATATTAATTCCATACGTGATTTTGAGTGTTGTTTCATTTCCGGATGTAACGGAAGAGACTGTAttgcaaaataaaatagcTGAATTACAAgttaaattagaaaatttacaaaccAAGCACATATCCTCTCAAGAAGATGTCAATTTATTAACTCATCATTTGCTATCTTTAAGTAAAAGTGCCCAAAGCCTACCGAATTtccaattactaattaataatgaagatTTGAATACAACAGCTGTCAAATTGCCatcaatttatagttttttgcCCCATTTTCTCAATGATCCGAATAGTTTAAGACCAGCTTTTCTTCAAAGTAAAGGGAGAATAGGAGTGAACATGGTACTCGGCATTCCTACAGTGAGAAGAGATGtccaaaattatttactagcaactttaaaaaatttagttgaatGTATGGATTCTAATGAAGCTTCAGATACACtaattattgtatttgtaGCTGAAATAGATGTTGATTACGTCTCTTATGTTGCTAAACAAattgaaattcaatttccaCGGGAATCTGAGAGTGGTCTTATTGAGATAATATCACCATCACCATCGTACTATCCTGATTTTTCCAAAGTAAGAGATACTCTTGGGGATAGTCATCAACGTGTTGTTTGGAGAtcgaaacaaaatttagattttgcTTTTTTAATGTCTTACGCTCACTCTAAAGGAACTTTCTACATTCAATTAGAAGATGAtattttagcaaaaaaaaatttcattacaaTAATGAAATCATATGCACTACAGAAAATAAGCCGCAAAGAAAATTGGTTTATTCTTGATTTTTGTCAACTAGGGTTTATCG gtaaaCTCTTTAAATGTGTGGACTTACCTtggttaattcaatttttcctCATGTTTTACAGTGATAAACCTGTTGATTGGTTACTAGATCATTTAATATCGACTAAAATTTGTAGCTTAGATAAAGACAGT aaaaattgtaaaatggCGAAAGCAGAATTATGGTTACATTATAAGCCTTCCTTATTTCAACACATAGGCATTCATTCTTCTTTGAAGGGAAAAATGCAAAAATTGAAG gATAAACAATTTGGTAAATCAACGCTCTTTTATGCTCACGATAATCCTCGTGCGATAGTTGAATCTGAAATCAAAGTTTACAAACACTATACTTTGGATAAAGCATACAGAGGTGAATCATTTTACTGGGGCCTTCTACCTCAAGCAGGAGATcatcttaaatttaaatttttacatcctATACATATAAAGAA ataCCTATTCAAAAGTGGTAACGTGGAACATCcattagataaattttataatactacAGTTGAAATTTTACCcgagtttcaaaattttgagaattacAAGAACTATACTATGACAGAAGATGGATATACTCTAATAG GTGAGTTTGATAGCAATGGAATCGCCCAAGGAACGCTTGGTTATAAATTAGGAAAAATAAGGGAGTTCCGATTGACTGTTCACAGTGAAAGTGGAAATTGGGCGATTCTGTCTGAG ATTCATATTTTAGAAGATGAACAAAGATGA
- the LOC130672295 gene encoding uncharacterized protein LOC130672295 has protein sequence MLNIKSHVKRLTNFYANFNHSLKNNVSMQNEFKDMIRKAGGRNVQKATRFALESFISDELAKQVTWSGLHSEIKISACFFVEIISEILLSTLNVTKPDVEHQMKAWFQRGSDRANKNTDPTNGSVKKQKVAK, from the exons ATGTTAAACATAAAATCACACGTGAAGCGACTGACGAACTTTTACGCAAACTTCAATCATAGTCTCAAGAACAATGTTTCTATGCAAAATGAATTT aaAGACATGATACGGAAAGCTGGTGGTCGCAATGTACAAAAAGCCACTCGTTTTGCATTGGAATCATTCATTTCTGATGAGTTGGCAAAACAAGTGACATGGTCCGGATTACACAGTGAGATTAAAATCTCAGCATGTTTCTTCGTAGAAATTATTAGTG aaattttattaagcaCTTTGAACGTTACAAAACCTGATGTTGAACATCAAATGAAAGCCTGGTTTCAACGCGGTAGTGACCGAGCCAATAAGAATACCGATCCTACAAATGGTTCTGTCAAAAAGCAAAAAGTTGCCAAATAA
- the LOC130672294 gene encoding ubiquitin-conjugating enzyme E2 G2, which yields MAGSALRRLMAEYKQLTLNPPEGIVAGPINEENFFEWEALIAGPDGTCFEGGLFPAKLIFPPDYPLSPPKMQFTCEMFHPNIYTDGRVCISILHAPGDDPMGYESSAERWSPVQSVEKILLSVVSMLAEPNDESGANVDAAKMWREEREEFNKIAQKLVRKTLGIQNKP from the exons ATGGCAGGTTCAGCATTGAGACGATTGATGGCAGAATATAAAC AACTAACGTTGAATCCGCCAGAAGGTATCGTTGCTGGTCCAattaatgaagaaaatttttttgagtggGAAGCTCTAATAGC TGGACCAGATGGTACTTGTTTTGAAGGTGGCCTTTTTCCtgcaaaattaatatttccaCCTGATTATCCACTAAGCCCGCCAAAAATGCAGTTCACTTGCGAAATGTTTCATCCCAATA TTTACACAGATGGGAGAGTGTGTATAAGTATTTTACATGCTCCTGGTGATGATCCAATGGGTTACGAAAGTAGTGCTGAAAGATGGAGCCCAGTTCAGagtgtagaaaaaattttattaagtgtaGTAAGCATGTTAGCTGAGCCAAATGATGAGAGTGGAGCTAATGTTGATGCTGCTAAAATGTGGAGAGAGGAAAGagaagaatttaataaaattgctcAAAAACTTGTACGTAAAACTTTGGGGATACAAAATAAaccatga